Proteins from one Juglans microcarpa x Juglans regia isolate MS1-56 chromosome 1S, Jm3101_v1.0, whole genome shotgun sequence genomic window:
- the LOC121244393 gene encoding geranylgeranyl transferase type-2 subunit beta 1-like, which produces MGELATEKHVQYILSVEKRKDDFISVAMEYLRMNGAYWGLTTLDLLGKLDAVDVDEVVSWIMKCQHESGGFGGNIGHDPHILYTLSAGFSDKFFPHDIISNNTFFFLKICYIAGLQNEDGSFSGDEWGEVDTRYSYIRISCPSILHHLNKINVEKAVGYIVGCKNLDGGKYCVENLMSSAVFCCVGALAITGSLHHIDKDLLGWWLCKRQVKARGLNGRPEKLPDVCYSWWVLSSLIMIDRVHWISKEKLVKFILDCQDTENGGSSDRPDDAVDVYHTYFGVAGN; this is translated from the exons ATGGGGGAGCTTGCAACTGAGAAGCATGTCCAATACATTTTGTCAGTTGAAAAG AGGAAAGATGACTTTATATCTGTTGCAATGGAATATCTGAGAATGAATGGGGCATACTGGGGATTGACCACTCTAGATCTTCTAGGGAAGCTTGATGCTGTAGATGTGGATGAGGTTGTCTCATGGATCATGAAATGCCAGCACGAATCAG GTGGGTTTGGTGGTAACATTGGGCATGACCCTCACATACTGTATACTCTAAGCGCTGGATTTTCTGATAAATTCTTTCCACATGATATCATATCaaacaatacttttttttttctcaaaatttgct aTATTGCTGGATTGCAAAATGAAGATGGATCATTTTCAGGGGATGAATGGGGTGAAGTTGATACACGGTATTCTT ATATTCGTATCAGTTGTCCCTCAATATTACATCATTTGAATAAAATCAATGTGGAGAAGGCAGTGGGATACATCGTCGGTTGCAAAAATTTGGATGGTGGAAAATAT TGTGT TGAAAATCTTATGTCCTCCGCAGTTTTCTGTTGTGTGGGTGCACTTGCTATAACGGGATCATTGCATCATATTGACAAGGACCTTCTTGGGTGGTGGTTATGCAAGCGGCAAGTTAAAGCAAGGGGTCTTAATGGCCGTCCTGAGAAACTTCCTGAT GTTTGCTACTCATGGTGGGTTCTTTCTAGCTTGATCATGATAGACAGGGTTCATTGGATCAGCAAGGAAAAGCTTGTTAAGTTCATCTTAGACTGCCAG GATACAGAAAATGGGGGTAGTTCTGATAGGCCAGATGATGCTGTGGATGTCTATCACACCTACTTTGGAGTGGCTGGTAATTAA
- the LOC121244385 gene encoding MDIS1-interacting receptor like kinase 2-like, with product MRKPDHEPRDAEDETLFEIWSYDGKMAHQSIVEATEKFNPRHCIGEGGSVNVYKVEVSTGQVFAVKKLHQSEDGEVANRAFTSEITALAEVRHRNIVKLYGFCSHARYSYLVYEYLEGGSLGKSISSEVKAMQFDWIKRVNVVRGVAKALSYMHHDCSPPIIHRDISSNNIPLDLEYEDHISDFGTTRILKPNSPNWTSCAGTFGYSAPELAYTMESNEKCDVYSFGMVTLEVMMARHLGSFISLLSSSSTTTTI from the exons ATGAGAAAGCCAGATCATGAGCCAAGGGATGCAGAAGATGAAACTCTGTTTGAGATTTGGAGTTATGATGGGAAAATGGCACATCAAAGCATTGTTGAAGCGACAGAAAAATTCAACCCAAGACATTGCATTGGAGAGGGAGGATCTGTAAATGTTTATAAAGTAGAGGTGTCAACGGGTCAAGTTTTTGCAGTGAAGAAACTTCACCAATCTGAGGATGGAGAAGTGGCCAACCGAGCCTTTACAAGTGAGATTACTGCTTTAGCAGAAGTGAGACACAGGAATATTGTAAAGCTTTATGGTTTTTGTTCACATGCAAGATACTCATACCTTGTGTATGAGTACTTAGAAGGGGGAAGCTTGGGAAAGAGTATAAGTAGTGAGGTGAAAGCAATGCAGTTCGATTGGATCAAGAGGGTTAACGTGGTAAGAGGTGTTGCCAAAGCTTTATCCTACATGCACCACGACTGCTCACCTCCAATTATTCATCGAGATATATCAAGTAACAACATTCCGTTGGATTTGGAATATGAAGATCACATCTCCGACTTCGGCACAACCAGGATTTTGAAGCCTAACTCACCCAATTGGACATCATGTGCAGGCACCTTTGGGTATTCGGCTCCAG AGCTTGCTTACACTATGGAATCGAATGAGAAATGTGATGTATACAGCTTTGGGATGGTAACATTGGAAGTGATGATGGCAAGGCATCTGGGCAGTTTCATCTccttattatcatcatcatcaacgaCAACAACTATCTAG
- the LOC121247411 gene encoding TIR-only protein-like, which yields MTHFQAFTKSFARACCRNYHVQTILPHPHQVFINHRGPDTRRNISGLLYDNLLRLGHRPFLDYRNMKAGEKLQEIINTAIRDCKVGVAVFSPRYCESFYCLHELALLMEYKKRVVPIFYNVKPSRLRVGDIYNGTGRRVSEKDLERFSRALEEAKDIVGLRFDSSRGYWSEFIRSASDAIIEQIDKNDDERI from the exons ATGACGCATTTTCAAGCCTTCACCAAGAGCTTTGCTCGTGCCTGCTGCAGGAATTACCATGTCCAAACAATATTACCACACCCACACCAGGTGTTCATAAACCACCGGGGGCCCGATACCAGAAGAAACATTTCTGGTTTACTCTACGACAACCTTCTCCGACTTGGGCATAGGCCTTTCCTCGACTACCGAAACATGAAAGCCGGTGAGAAGTTGCAGGAAATTATTAATACCGCCATTCGAGATTGTAAAGTTGGTGTTGCAGTGTTTTCGCCCAGATACTGTGAGTCCTTCTATTGTCTCCATGAATTGGCTCTTCTAATGGAATACAAGAAAAGAGTTGTTCCCATCTTTTATAATGTCAAACCGTCCCGGCTTCGGGTTGGGGATATATACAATGGAACTGGCCGCCGTGTTTCAGAGAAAGACCTTGAGAGATTCAGCAGAGCACTTGAAGAAGCTAAAGATATTGTTGGACTTCGTTTCGATTCATCAAGAGG ATATTGGTCAGAGTTCATACGAAGTGCTTCCGATGCCATCATAGAGCAGATTGATAAAAATGATGACGAAAGGATTTGA